A single Altererythrobacter sp. BO-6 DNA region contains:
- a CDS encoding LysR substrate-binding domain-containing protein yields MSTYLPTIKQLQYLVALHEHGHFGRAADSCFVSQSTLSAGIRELESLLGVTLVERSRRVVRFTALGEQVVEKAHRLLREAEELSDLVQAAGKPLSGTVRMSVIPTIAPFLLPRILPRLKRERPELKLLLREETSHDAVESLQHGRVDCVLLALPFATGEVEMEHISDDRLFVAFPKDDPRDPPDSIPPAMIDEGRLLLLEDGHCLKEHALAACNRPELRASATMIGTSLHTLVQMVNNDLGLTMLPEMALEAGILNGTEVVARPLKAKNAKREIALIWRKNSPRSDEFKLLAEELRAG; encoded by the coding sequence ATGTCCACCTACCTCCCCACCATCAAGCAGCTGCAATACCTGGTTGCGCTGCATGAGCATGGCCATTTCGGCCGTGCGGCGGATAGTTGCTTTGTATCGCAATCGACGCTGTCGGCCGGCATTCGCGAGCTCGAATCGCTGCTTGGCGTGACACTGGTCGAGCGCAGCCGCCGGGTGGTGCGCTTCACGGCTTTGGGCGAGCAGGTGGTCGAGAAAGCGCACCGGCTGTTGCGCGAGGCGGAGGAACTGTCCGACCTGGTGCAGGCCGCGGGGAAGCCCCTGTCAGGCACGGTCAGGATGAGCGTGATCCCCACCATCGCGCCGTTCCTGCTGCCGCGCATCCTGCCGCGGCTGAAGCGCGAGCGGCCCGAGCTGAAACTGCTGCTACGCGAGGAAACCAGCCACGATGCGGTCGAATCGCTCCAGCATGGGCGCGTAGACTGCGTGCTGCTGGCCCTGCCCTTCGCCACCGGCGAGGTCGAGATGGAGCACATTTCGGATGACCGGCTGTTCGTGGCCTTTCCCAAGGACGATCCGCGCGATCCGCCCGACAGCATCCCGCCCGCGATGATCGACGAGGGGCGGCTATTGCTTCTCGAAGACGGTCACTGCCTGAAGGAGCACGCGCTGGCGGCCTGCAACCGGCCCGAACTGCGCGCTTCGGCAACGATGATCGGCACCTCGCTCCACACGCTGGTGCAGATGGTCAACAATGACCTTGGGCTAACGATGCTCCCGGAAATGGCGTTGGAGGCCGGCATCCTCAACGGTACCGAGGTGGTCGCGCGGCCGCTCAAGGCAAAGAATGCCAAGCGCGAGATCGCGCTGATCTGGCGCAAGAACAGCCCGCGTTCGGACGAATTCAAATTGCTGGCGGAAGAACTGCGCGCCGGATAG
- the pgsA gene encoding CDP-diacylglycerol--glycerol-3-phosphate 3-phosphatidyltransferase yields the protein MLTLPNILTLSRIAALPLLAFLMWWPDWQLGYLLAFGLYSLMGITDYFDGYLARSSGTVSKLGIFLDPIADKIMVATVILVLTAQGVLRGPYVGDMHVIAGLIILVRELAVSGLREFLGGLAVSVPVTKLAKWKTTFQIIALGALILGRGLPEWNVVIAGIDANVPHTVGLTTLWAAAILTVMTGWDYLRVGLKHMD from the coding sequence ATGCTGACCTTGCCCAACATCCTCACGCTGTCGCGGATCGCCGCGCTGCCGCTGCTGGCGTTCCTGATGTGGTGGCCGGACTGGCAACTGGGTTATCTGCTTGCTTTCGGGCTCTACAGCCTGATGGGGATCACCGATTATTTCGACGGGTACCTGGCGCGTTCGAGCGGGACAGTCTCGAAACTCGGCATTTTCCTCGATCCGATCGCGGACAAGATCATGGTCGCGACGGTGATCCTGGTCCTGACCGCGCAAGGCGTGCTGCGCGGCCCCTATGTCGGCGATATGCATGTGATCGCCGGGCTCATCATCCTGGTGCGCGAGCTGGCTGTGTCGGGCCTGCGCGAATTCCTGGGCGGTTTAGCAGTTTCGGTGCCGGTGACGAAGCTCGCGAAGTGGAAAACGACTTTCCAGATCATCGCGCTCGGCGCGTTGATCCTCGGCCGGGGATTGCCCGAATGGAACGTGGTGATTGCCGGGATCGACGCCAATGTCCCGCATACGGTGGGGCTGACCACCCTTTGGGCGGCAGCAATCCTGACTGTGATGACCGGGTGGGATTACCTGCGGGTCGGCCTCAAGCACATGGATTGA